One part of the Arvicanthis niloticus isolate mArvNil1 chromosome 15, mArvNil1.pat.X, whole genome shotgun sequence genome encodes these proteins:
- the Aoc1 gene encoding LOW QUALITY PROTEIN: diamine oxidase [copper-containing] (The sequence of the model RefSeq protein was modified relative to this genomic sequence to represent the inferred CDS: inserted 3 bases in 2 codons; deleted 1 base in 1 codon; substituted 4 bases at 4 genomic stop codons), translating to MRLAQGSLAVGFMGITLFNRXAMAEYSNCMLNRKAQMLAALSTQEIEAVHGFLKSRMGLELQPSCTWTLDKSSVFLTETPLPQKKGALEFLDKEQNVVQESHVVRFSGTQEYPDVIKCAGGPLPQPIYIRELVPAKKKKKKKNQSCASRHMSRAEYSFPYHXIMEXTLTLHLFILDTTSFSLEDYNSWCLTFTHVLACRVESSHLVTWFLFXHIVKDYLLFMGLEILTDHGNTDGQDXRVEQLWYNGKFHNSPERLAQKYAEVDMMVLKDPLPKSTDKPXIFKTLGGEFSRYLSKSSPHVE from the exons ATGAGGCTGGCACAAGGGAGCTTGGCAGTGGGCTTCATGGGCATCACCTTGTTTAATA TGGCCATGGCAGAGTACTCCAACTGCATGTTGAACAGAAAAGCTCAGATGTTAGCAGCCCTAAGCACCCAGGAGATAGAGGCTGTGCATGGCTTCCTGAAGAGCAGGATGGGGCTGGAGCTGCAGCCATCTTGCACATGGACCTTAGATAAGAGCTCTGTGTTCCTCACTGAGACTCCACTGCCTCAAAAGAAAGGTGCTCTAGAGTTTTTGGATAAGGAACAAAATGTTGTGCAAGAATCCCATGTTGTCAGATTCAGTGGTACCCAGGAGTATCCTGATGTCATCAAGTGTGCTGGAGGGCCTCTACCACAGCCCATCTACATAAGAGAACTGGtccca gccaaaaaaaaaaaaaaaaaaaaaaatcaatcctgtGCATCCAGACACATGTCAAGAGCAGAGTATAGTTTCCCCTACCACTGAATCATGGA CACCCTGACCTTGCATTTGTTCATCCTTGACACCACAAGCTTCTCCCTAGAGGACTACAACAGCTGGTGCTTGACCTTCACCCATGTACTTGCCTGTAGGGTAGAGTCTAGTCATCTGGTCACCTGGTTTCTCTTTTAGCATATTGTGAAAGACTACCTACTGTTCATGGGTCTGGAGATTCTTACAGATCATGGGAACACAGATGGCCAAGATTAGAGAGTGGAACAGCTCTGGTATAATGGCAAATTCCACAACAGCCCAGAACGATTGGCTCAGAAATATGCAGAAGTAGACATGATGGTCCTCAAGGACCCACTGCCCAAGAGCACAGATAAGCCATGAATCTTTAAGACGCTTGGTGGAGAATTCTCAAGGTACCTCAGCAAGTCGAGCCCCCATGTGGAATGA